The window ATCTTCCGTCGACTTAACTGGCTCGGTATCTGCAGACTGATCACTTGTCTGGCTAGTATAATCTCCAGTATCGACTACCTCGGGGTCTTCTTGATAGAAAACTACATATCCTGCGTAACCTACTACCGCTACCAAAAGTACTAGTAATATTGCTACAAAATGCGCTGTGCCTTTGTTGTTAAATTTTATCATTTGTCCCACCTATAGCTAATTAGTTTCCGAATCGTTGTCGTCTGCGAGGTTTAACTGCTCTTGTGCCGCTTGTTTAACAGCGTTAGCAAGAGCTTTTACCTCACTAATTACTGCTTTGGCATCGAGTTTTACCTGCGCTAAAGCTGCTTTATAGGCATCGACATCATCGAGTGCCTCGTCGGGGTCTTCACAACTAAAGCCCGTCCGTAGTTGTGCAGCAACCGTTAGCGATTCTGCCAATTTGGTCTGAGCCGACTCAACATTTGCCAGAAGTTGATCGTAGTTATCGACTACTAGGTTATTTGTGGTCACGAAATTATCGATACGTTTTACAAACGAATCAACTTTTTGGCCAAATGCTACGCCACGACCATGAAGGCCATTCATCTTATCGGCGATTCGATCTTTACGTTCCTCGCACTTCGTTTTTCGCTCTAGCAATCTTGCCTCGGTCCGCTCGGAGTCGTCTTGTCGTTCATGTCGAGCTTCTGCGGCATGTTCCTGATAGTCGTGAAGTCGTCGCTCAACTTCGCCCTCATCGACCGCGTGTTCGGTCTCCGATTCTGATTCAGTTTTAGAGCTATCATTAGAGTTATCGGCTCCTCCGTTATGCGCTTCTACCTTGGTCAGAGATGGCAATATAAGCGCAAATATGATCACTACCCCGAGTACTAAACTCTTAGTTGATACAGATTTGGTCATAAAGAACTCGCCCTTTCTTTAGAGATTTACTAAGTGCTTATGGATTATAGCGCGTCTCAGTTTTGTTGCAAGCTGACATGCGCTATTAAATGTTGTAAACTTAATCTGATGCAAACGTACCGAAACTCTTATCTAAACTATACCCCGTTGGGGTGACTAGAGATTTTTTTAGGGTTTTATTACGTAAATAAGGATATACAAAATGACATTATCAGAAGAACTCCAATGGCGCGGATTTGTCCAAGACTCAACCTATAGCGACCTAAGCCAGCTAGACAATCAGACCGTCACTTTCTATCATGGCTTCGATGCTTCTGCGCCTTCGCAAACCATCGGTAATTTAGCAGCTATGATGCTAGACCGAGCGATGATTAGACATGGCCATAAAGCCATCATCTTAGCCGGTGGAGCTACAAGTTTAATTGGCGACCCAGGTGGCAAAGACAAAGAACGACCTATGCAAACTGTCGAAACCATCACTGCCAACGTCGAGGCTGCCAAAGTACAACTAGGGAAGATCTTTAGTGGCTTGGACTACACTCTAGTTAACAATTTAGACTGGACCAAAGACATGACTGTGCTCGAATTTCTGCGCGACATCGGCAAGCACTACTCGATGACCCCACTCGTGCAGCGCGATTACATCGCCAAGCGTATGGGTGAAGGTGGCGAAGGTATCAGCTATACCGAGTTTAGCTATACCCTGCTCCAAGGCATGGATTACCTGTACCTTTTCGATAACTACGGCTGTACCTTGCAACTTGGTGGAAGTGATCAGTGGGGTAACTGCTTGTCAGGAGTCGACCTAATTCGCCGGGCTCGTGGTAGCGAAGTTAATGTGATTACTAATAAGCTCGTTATAAACCAGGCTACTGGTAAAAAATTCGGTAAAAGCGAAGAGGGCGCAGTCTGGCTAGACCCCAACCTAACTAGCCCATACAAGTTCTACCAATTTTGGCTAAACCTCGACGACGAAGGGGTGGAATACTACCTAAAGATTTACACCGAACTCGATAAAGAAACCATCGATCAGCTCATGGAACAACACCGAGCCGAACCTCACCTGCGCAAAGCTCAGAAACGCCTAGCCGAGGAAGTAACCCGGCTTGTGCACGGCCAAGATAACCTAGCAACTGTGCAGGCAGTAACTGGGATTATTTTTGCAGCAACTGAAACGGAAGTTAACGAAGAGATAGCTAATAGTCTTAAAACGGAACTCCCGGTTATCTTAAAAAACCGAAATCAGCTAAACGATATCCCCGGCTTGTTAACTGAGCTCGGCTTGGCAAGCAGTAAGTCTGAAGCCAGAACTTTTTTGGATACAGGGGCTATTAAAGCTGGCTTACGAGCAGAAAAACTAAACCTAGACTCCGACATCGCTAGGTTTGAGCAATATGGGTTTATTTTACTCCGCCGCGGTCGTAACAATGTGGCTATAGTCGAGCTTACTTAAATCACGATCGTTTATATGTACAAAACTGTGTTTGATTGAAAGTCCTGAGCTTTCTATATATTGTTGCACCATATAGGCTGCATAATTACAGAAGGTCTTTGTTGGTCGTTTAGCGGCTGGAAACGACCAATCTAAACTAAGCGCTAGATCTTCGGCACCGTTTCGATTAATCTTACCCTTGTTAAACTGGTTTATCGCAACAGGCTCTGAGCGGCTATAAGTATTTGTTCTAGCTACTCCAACCACTTTGTTATAGTCTGGCAGCCTGTCAAACACGACCTTTAGATCTCGCTTGATTGCTCCAAGAATAACTACATCATCAAAAATACCCCCCAAACTACTGATGTGCGGGTATGTTCTAAACGTGTAGCAAAGAACTTTTCGGTTGTTGTTCAAGCGATTGCCTAGTGACTGTGTTCAGCATCCATGGCTTCGGCGTAGTCTTCGTGAACTGTGCCATGAGGGTGCTCTGGCTTGGCATATATGCTGTAAAGCTTGAGGTCTTCGTCGCCATCATTAATGATGTTGTGCCAGGTGCCGGCGGGAACAAAAATCGCCCAGTCATCTTCAGCTGTCCACTCTTTGTCTAGATTGTCTTCGCTTGGGCCCATCACAACCTTGGCTTTGCCTTGCTCGAGTCGCAAGAACTGATCGACATCGTGATGAACTTCTAGCCCAACTTCTTCGCCAGGCTTAATACTCATAACTGTCATTTGAAAGTACGTGCCGGTCCACTTTGCTACCCTAAACTTGTCGTTGCTAGTTGTTAACTCTTCGATATCGACGACCCAAGGGTTTGGGCCCATATCTGTAGTGTCAAATGCCATGCTTTCCTCCCTTGCTTAGTAGTTCTATTATACACCCTCGGCGCAAGCGCTATCCCAAGTACCTTGGTGTTTAGCGCGTTGGTCGGCAACCCATTTTTTTTGAGCCGCTTGACCCGCCTCAAATTTGCGCTCACCCTCTTTTTCCATAATTTCTAACGCAGTGTAGTAATCTACACGTTCAAGTAAATGTGCATATGCAATCCGACCACTCACAACATAGTCATCATCATGGACTTTTGTATTTGGTCCATACTGATGACCGTGCTCCATTTCCTCTTTTATACCCTGTATGAACTGCCCAAGATCTACGATCGACCAATCAACACCAATCTCATCGCCAATTTCTTTCGCGTGTTTATGGGTTAGTCCAGGCCATTTCTGGGTGTAGTCTTTTTCGTAAAATCTATCAGTCAGCGATTGCTGTTCTTGAGTGTCAACTAGATAACTAATATCCGACATTTTCTCTCCTAATTATTGCCCAGCCAGTATAGCAGATAGCTAGCTCAAGCGTGGCCAAAGCGGTTTATCCCTGCTATACTTGATGCCAGAAATATGCGAGTTTATAACAAACATCGGGGGCTGTTGGTGCTGTTTGCGTTTCTTTCGGCAGCGATTGTTTTAGGTTTTAGTGATATCCCTAGCTACCAGGGTTTTAGTACAGTTGCTCTAAATGCATATATCGCATGGCTCGCTCAGGCGACAGGTTGGATTGGGTTATTTTTTTTATTTTGGCAAACTGTATTGAGTAATCGACTGATTGTTAGAAAATTCACAAGAGACCTAACTCTAACTCGTTCGATTACCACACAGCTCACTCTGCTTGCATCAGTATTGTTACTTATTCACCCAATAATCACTGCGTATACATATGGCTGGGAAATTTTAGCAACTATCTTACCGAGAATTGCTGGCTTCTCTTTGCCAGCAGTGATCATCGGCAAACTAGCGATACTAACTCTAGCTGTATTCTGGTTAGCGTACATCGTGAATAGATTTAAGCCCTCGGCAAGTTTACCTAGATATTTGCGGCTTACCTTACACTTAGCGCTCCCACTCGGGTTTGTGCACGCATACAGCTTGAGCCGAGTATTGTCTAATTCTGATCCAGCCTTAGTTGGTTTCTTCTTGATAGTATTTTTGTATCTAGTAACTATAGTATTGCAGACTATCCATTTCTTCGGTTTTGGCCAGATTTCTTATAAATTAATCGCAAAAAAAGAATTAAATCCAAAAATATACCGCTTTACATTCGAACCCATCAAAAAACCCTTAAAATCTTTGCCTGGTCAATATATATTTATCAAATCTAGATTATTCCAGTATGGATACCCATTGACTGTATCTCAACAGATACGAAAAGATAAAACACTCAACTTAATCGTAAAGCTTCATGGATCATCTACCTCCAGATTTAATAAACTGCAGATTGGACAAACGGTTAAGTTAGATGGGCCATATGGTAATTTTACTAAAAAGATTAGTGCCAAAAAACCAACCGTCTTAATCGCTGGCGGTATTGGAGTAATACCGTTTATTGAGCACGCTTTAGCCAGTAAAAATAAGCACATATTTCTATTCAACTGCAACCATAATCTTCAGAGCACCTTTATGCGTAAAGAGCTCAAACTCGCGCTTGGTCGCCGTTATGTAGATGTACTCAGCGAAAATTCTAAGGGTCGAAATATCGAGGTCGGCTTTATCACCCCGGATATTATTCGAAAATACATCAGCAAGGACCTAGCAAAACTAGATTTTTATATCTGCGGACCGACACCAATGATGCAATCCGTAAGAGAGCAATTAATTAACTACGGTGTGGGACGGGAAAATATAACGATAGAGATTTTTAGCTCTTAGCTCGAGCAAAGTTATTAACTACTAGTAGCCTAAAGATAACAGCTACACCAACTAAACTAGCGAGTCTGACACAAACCATTACTGTATCTGCTCCTAGAAAAATCATCGCTACACCACTGGCGGCTGTGGCGACTAAACTTGAACTATAAACGTAATAGGACTTTCGTTTAGAGAACATACTAAAGAAAATAGAGCCAACTGACGCACTAGCTGCAATAATATGTGCGATCAGAATGTATGTGTACATGGCTAAGAAATATACATGAGCACTTTGTGAATGTCTAGTATTTTATCGGGGCACAACCTTAAACAATATTTCGCGTTTCGTAATTGTATAAAAAAACATAAGTCCGCAGGTATTTATTAACACGTTAAAGATGAATTGATTTCCTCTTGGCAAGAATAGATCGACAAAGAAAATTACTATACCTTGCATAATAAAAACGTAGAGTGAGTTTTGACCAAACAAAGTAAAAAAATCTTTAGTCTTATTGATTATTAAAGTTTCATAGCGGCGAGTTAAAACATACAACGCAGCAAACCATAGGCAGAACATCGCCAGACGTGGCAACTGTAATGAGATCCGCTCAAAATGGGCACCAAAAGTTTGATTAATTACCGCCTGACTTTCAACAAGCCAGTTTGGCACACTCATATTCATGGTTTCTAATACGGTTCTTCCGTGGACCGCATATATACTAACAATCAACGAACCAATGGTCAGGCCATAAATTGCGTATAGCCACAGTCTTTGCCAATACTTCTTCCATCCGAGTACCGTTGACTCAATTTTATCCAAATAGTAACCAAGTATCGTGCCTCCGAAAAATAATATCTGCCAGCCCTGGTCATGAGCAATGCCACTTTGATACCAGATATAACCACTTGCAGCCAACACTAAATACCACATGTTTTTCCGTAGCAGCCAAATAGCAACAGGTGCAAACACCATAAACTTGACGTATAAGGCCAGAAAATCTGTCCAGCCATAAGCATAGTTTAAGCTTAATGTATCTCTAAAGATTTGTATGTAATCGCGCGAGGCTGTTAAGCCCGGCTTAACTCCCTCGTGTCCAGATAGCATTATGCCAACTGCCGTAAACCCAAGCGTCAGCACGACACTCCATATGTAAAGCACCCAAGCCCTTGAAAGTATCTTCTTGGCAACTTGCCGAAAAGGTTTATTGAGCGCCCTCTTACCTCTAACCAAGCCAATCATCATACCCGAAACAAAGAAGAATCCCTCGGCAGCAGACACCCATAACTGTCCCTTCCCAGTGAATAATTCGAATAGCCCTGGAAATCTTCCTAAATGATCAATGATGATTACGAATATGAAATAACCACGCAGAATATCTACAGCTAGAATCCGATTCAAACTTTTTTGCCTTGTTTATAAAGTAACAGACAGTATAGCAAACAAGAATTATTAACCTTTAACTATCTTGAGACAAAATCAAAATACAATTTTCCGGCAGATTGAAACATCCGCGCCCGTTGTCAACAAATACATCTGCAACCAAGATATCTGAAAAGTCATCCGAATATCCAGCCCAAGTACTATTAAATCTAACCCTCCACAAGCCGTTCCTTGGGAAACCAATCTCATAACTTTCAAACGATTGATTGCTGCAATTTATAACAACAACTACATCATCGCCTGGGCCACCGTTATCCCAGCGATGATAGGCTACAACCTTATTGTTGTCATCAATGTGCGAGACATTCAAGTGCTCACCTAGAAGTCCACTGCTAACATTGGCTGTATTTTTACGTAGACTAATTAAATGTTGATGGGCTAAGACGATGCCTTGATGTTTATCTGATTTCCGCCAATCTAAAGATCGCCAGTCGTTAAAATCACCTGCTTCCATGAATTCTTGTCCCTGAAGCAGCATCGGCACAAGCGGGGCAGTCGTAATAATCCCAAAAGCAATCAGTTGCCTCTGCTTTGCAAACTTGCTCTCGGGGTCTTTTGGAGAGATGGCGTTGCTAAACCGTACCATCCCGTTGGCAGCCGAGTCGTGTGAGTCGACAAAACCTATGCGTTCGAACGCCCTGTCATTAAACCTATGATTCAACAGATAGAGCAGCCCAGCTAAGTTTATCTCGCTTGCGTTCGAAGACCACAAAGTATCTCTTAACACATACGGGCACCCTAAGTCCCACTGTGCATCGAAGCCCGCACCACCTTGTGAGATTGGTTTTGTGATGTACTCATTATCGGCATGGTCTTCGGCAATGATGGTTTTATGCTCGTCGATACTTTTTGCTAACTGGTTAAGCCCCTGCATAAAATTCCATGCTTCTGGCAAGTTATCGCCCATAAGCTGACTGTTGCCTTTTACATTGTGAAGGTAGTGAGTCGAATCAAGCCGTAACGAATCTACATGGCAGTCGCTCAAGAACATTAATGCATTATCTAAAAGATATTGTCGTACTTCAGGCCTGCCAAAATCTGGTCGAAGACCCCATGGAGTATTACCACGCCAATCATTATAGAAGTATATTCCACCCCCATCGTTCTCATACCACCCATCAAACCTCCAGAGTCCGTGTTCGATATCTTGATAGAAGTGGTTGTAAACTACATCCACGATTACACCGATCCCCCGCTTATGGGCTTCACGCACTAGAGTTTTGAACCCGAAGAGACCGCCGTAAATACTTTCGATAGCGTGAATGTAGATAGGTGCATAACCCCAGCCCTGATCGTTATACATAGCGCTTATCGGCATGAGCTCAATCATATTAATTCCAAGCTCGGCAAGATGATCGAGTTTCTCGATGACATTTTCGAAATTAGCTTGAGTAGATGGGTTTGGTCGATAAAACGTGCCGACATGTAATTCGTAGATTATTTGTTGATTTAAAGGTGGTGGCACAAAGCTGTCATCCTGCCAATCAAAACTTGTGTCTGGTATAACGGATGGACCTTTAGCGGTTGGCATATACAGCGCCATTGGATCGTTCCGGTAGAATATCTGCTCGTTTCGATGAACAGCGTATTGATATTTCTGACCCACCATTGCTTGCTTAACAAGGCAATGCCAGTAGCCATCACCTTCCGATTTCATGGCGATTGGTTCGACGGTAAAGTCACCAACCACGTCTACGCTGTCCGCAAAAGGAGCCCAAACACGAAATGACACTCCCTTCGATACAACTACCGCTCCCACATTACGCTTATGCTCTGACATTAAGGCACATTGTAACATTTTAAGCATAGGCATGATAAGATTAGTTTATGTTCGAAAACAAAAATACCCCACTGCAGGGTGCCGGGGTCATGTATCAGATATACCCTCGGAGTTTTCAAGATATAGATGACGATGGCGTGGGCGACCTTCGCGGTATTACCAAGCGGCTCGACTATCTAAAAGATTTGGGCGTGAATAGTATCTGGCTTTCACCGATATATCCATCTCCAATGAAAGATTTTGGCTATGATATTTCAGACTATACGAGCATAGACTCGTTGTTTGGTAGCCTTGAAGATTTCGATGAACTCGTCAAGCAGGCCCATGCACGAGACATTAAAATCGTCATGGATTATGTTATCAACCATACATCTGAGGAACATAAATGGTTTATCGAATCAAAGTCTAGTCGTGAAAACCCTAAAAGAAACTGGTATATCTGGCGCGACCCAAAACCAAATGGAGAGCCGCCGAATAACTGGATTTCGATGTTTGGGGGCTCAGCCTGGAAATTGGATGAGACAACCAATCAGTTCTACCTGCATACCTTCCTAACAGAGCAGCCAGACTTAAATTGGCGCAATCCAGAGGTTAAACAAGCCATGATTGATATCTTGCGCTTCTGGATCGATCGCGGTGTAGACGGCTTCCGCACGGATGCTTTTGCGCATGTTTTTAAAGACCCTGAATTCCGCGATGAACCTCTAAACCCAGATTGGCGACCGGGTCGATGGGATTATACAAAGTTTATTCATAGCCTCACTCAACACCACCCGGACTTGTATCTACTGTATGAGTACTTCGATCAAGTATTTAACGACTACCCAGACAGACAATTATTTATGATCTCCGAAGATTACGCCGGTCTCGACAATCTTCGTTGGCATCACGATCACAGCAATCCAGATCGCTTCGCACCAATCAATATCAGGTTTTCTCAACTTCATTGGGACGCCCAGACAATCCGTCAGTTTGTCGAAGAATACGAAACTAGGCTAAAACCACATGAATGGCCAAACCACGC of the Candidatus Nomurabacteria bacterium genome contains:
- a CDS encoding tyrosine--tRNA ligase; this translates as MTLSEELQWRGFVQDSTYSDLSQLDNQTVTFYHGFDASAPSQTIGNLAAMMLDRAMIRHGHKAIILAGGATSLIGDPGGKDKERPMQTVETITANVEAAKVQLGKIFSGLDYTLVNNLDWTKDMTVLEFLRDIGKHYSMTPLVQRDYIAKRMGEGGEGISYTEFSYTLLQGMDYLYLFDNYGCTLQLGGSDQWGNCLSGVDLIRRARGSEVNVITNKLVINQATGKKFGKSEEGAVWLDPNLTSPYKFYQFWLNLDDEGVEYYLKIYTELDKETIDQLMEQHRAEPHLRKAQKRLAEEVTRLVHGQDNLATVQAVTGIIFAATETEVNEEIANSLKTELPVILKNRNQLNDIPGLLTELGLASSKSEARTFLDTGAIKAGLRAEKLNLDSDIARFEQYGFILLRRGRNNVAIVELT
- a CDS encoding cupin domain-containing protein, whose translation is MAFDTTDMGPNPWVVDIEELTTSNDKFRVAKWTGTYFQMTVMSIKPGEEVGLEVHHDVDQFLRLEQGKAKVVMGPSEDNLDKEWTAEDDWAIFVPAGTWHNIINDGDEDLKLYSIYAKPEHPHGTVHEDYAEAMDAEHSH
- the opgC gene encoding OpgC domain-containing protein; protein product: MNRILAVDILRGYFIFVIIIDHLGRFPGLFELFTGKGQLWVSAAEGFFFVSGMMIGLVRGKRALNKPFRQVAKKILSRAWVLYIWSVVLTLGFTAVGIMLSGHEGVKPGLTASRDYIQIFRDTLSLNYAYGWTDFLALYVKFMVFAPVAIWLLRKNMWYLVLAASGYIWYQSGIAHDQGWQILFFGGTILGYYLDKIESTVLGWKKYWQRLWLYAIYGLTIGSLIVSIYAVHGRTVLETMNMSVPNWLVESQAVINQTFGAHFERISLQLPRLAMFCLWFAALYVLTRRYETLIINKTKDFFTLFGQNSLYVFIMQGIVIFFVDLFLPRGNQFIFNVLINTCGLMFFYTITKREILFKVVPR
- a CDS encoding alpha amylase C-terminal domain-containing protein, with the protein product MSEHKRNVGAVVVSKGVSFRVWAPFADSVDVVGDFTVEPIAMKSEGDGYWHCLVKQAMVGQKYQYAVHRNEQIFYRNDPMALYMPTAKGPSVIPDTSFDWQDDSFVPPPLNQQIIYELHVGTFYRPNPSTQANFENVIEKLDHLAELGINMIELMPISAMYNDQGWGYAPIYIHAIESIYGGLFGFKTLVREAHKRGIGVIVDVVYNHFYQDIEHGLWRFDGWYENDGGGIYFYNDWRGNTPWGLRPDFGRPEVRQYLLDNALMFLSDCHVDSLRLDSTHYLHNVKGNSQLMGDNLPEAWNFMQGLNQLAKSIDEHKTIIAEDHADNEYITKPISQGGAGFDAQWDLGCPYVLRDTLWSSNASEINLAGLLYLLNHRFNDRAFERIGFVDSHDSAANGMVRFSNAISPKDPESKFAKQRQLIAFGIITTAPLVPMLLQGQEFMEAGDFNDWRSLDWRKSDKHQGIVLAHQHLISLRKNTANVSSGLLGEHLNVSHIDDNNKVVAYHRWDNGGPGDDVVVVINCSNQSFESYEIGFPRNGLWRVRFNSTWAGYSDDFSDILVADVFVDNGRGCFNLPENCILILSQDS
- a CDS encoding DUF3459 domain-containing protein, which gives rise to MFENKNTPLQGAGVMYQIYPRSFQDIDDDGVGDLRGITKRLDYLKDLGVNSIWLSPIYPSPMKDFGYDISDYTSIDSLFGSLEDFDELVKQAHARDIKIVMDYVINHTSEEHKWFIESKSSRENPKRNWYIWRDPKPNGEPPNNWISMFGGSAWKLDETTNQFYLHTFLTEQPDLNWRNPEVKQAMIDILRFWIDRGVDGFRTDAFAHVFKDPEFRDEPLNPDWRPGRWDYTKFIHSLTQHHPDLYLLYEYFDQVFNDYPDRQLFMISEDYAGLDNLRWHHDHSNPDRFAPINIRFSQLHWDAQTIRQFVEEYETRLKPHEWPNHALSNHDVVRISDRAGSHQIRVAAMLQMTLRGMPIIYYGDEIGMHDTDIPQAQIHDPVSKQTNRPGRDPERTPMQWANQPGAGFTNGEPWLPIAKDYNVFNVDIEQHDPSSVLSLYKRLIQLRAEIPALVYGSYESNNLSTIDVYCYHRRLDDQELLIALNMSYKDQTIKLDVHNYDCVLNTDNSLNCSVRNGYLFLKPHEGVILRKVSSEQN